Proteins co-encoded in one Maylandia zebra isolate NMK-2024a linkage group LG16, Mzebra_GT3a, whole genome shotgun sequence genomic window:
- the LOC101469398 gene encoding LIM and senescent cell antigen-like-containing domain protein 1 isoform X4, producing the protein MNSLRLKELSNSDLYRRRKEKPDNGNVSESLAWDSYSNMANALANAMCERCKSGFDPVEKIVNSNGELYHEQCFVCAQCFQQFPEGLFYEFEGRKYCEHDFQMLFAPCCHQCGEFIIGRVIKAMNNSWHPDCFCCDICQAVLADVGFVKNAGRHLCRPCHNREKARGLGKYICQKCHAIIEEQPLLFKNDPYHPDHFNCNNCGKELTADARELKGELYCLPCHDKMGVPICGACRRPIEGRVVNAMGKQWHVEHFVCAKCEKPFLGHRHYERKGLAYCETHYNQLFGDVCYHCNRVIEGDVVSALNKAWCVNCFACSTCNTKLTLKDKFVEVDLKPVCKHCYERLPDDMKRRLAKRERDSKEKKKKLIPMCL; encoded by the exons CAACATGGCCAATGCACTGGCCAATGCCATGTGTGAGCGCTGCAAGAGTGGCTTTGACCCAGTAGAGAAGATAGTGAACAGCAATGGGGAACTTTACCATGAACAGTGCTTCGTGTGTGCCCAGTGTTTCCAGCAGTTCCCAGAGGGGCTCTTCTATGAG TTTGAAGGCAGGAAGTACTGTGAGCATGACTTCCAGATGCTGTTTGCACCTTGCTGCCACCAGTGTG gtGAGTTCATTATTGGCCGTGTGATCAAGGCAATGAACAACAGTTGGCATCCAGACTGTTTCTGCTGTGATATCTGCCAGGCTGTGCTCGCAGATGTTGGATTTGTTAAGAATGCTGGAAG GCATCTGTGCCGCCCATGTCACAACAGAGAGAAAGCTCGGGGCCTCGGCAAGTACATCTGCCAGAAGTGCCACGCCATTATTGAGGAGCAGCCTCTGCTTTTCAAGAACGACCCCTACCACCCTGATCACTTCAACTGCAACAACTGCGG TAAGGAGCTGACAGCTGATGCAAGGGAGCTGAAGGGGGAGCTCTACTGTCTACCCTGCCACGACAAGATGGGTGTCCCGATCTGTGGAGCCTGTAGGAGACCCATTGAAGGCCGTGTGGTTAATGCAATGGGCAAGCAGTGGCATGTGGAG CATTTTGTGTGTGCTAAGTGTGAGAAACCTTTCCTGGGACACCGTCACTACGAACGCAAGGGCCTGGCCTACTGCGAAACGCACTACAACCAG CTGTTTGGAGATGTTTGCTACCACTGCAATCGTGTCATTGAAGGCGATG TGGTGTCTGCTCTTAACAAGGCGTGGTGTGTCAACTGTTTTGCCTGCTCTACTTGCAACACCAAGCTCACCCTGAA GGATAAGTTTGTGGAGGTGGATCTGAAGCCGGTGTGCAAACACTGCTATGAGCGCCTCCCTGATGACATGAAACGTCGGCTGGCCAAGCGAGAACGTGActcaaaagagaagaagaagaaattgatACCCATGTGTCTGTGA
- the LOC101469398 gene encoding LIM and senescent cell antigen-like-containing domain protein 1 isoform X5, whose amino-acid sequence MLGITEMTNGNMANALANAMCERCKSGFDPVEKIVNSNGELYHEQCFVCAQCFQQFPEGLFYEFEGRKYCEHDFQMLFAPCCHQCGEFIIGRVIKAMNNSWHPDCFCCDICQAVLADVGFVKNAGRHLCRPCHNREKARGLGKYICQKCHAIIEEQPLLFKNDPYHPDHFNCNNCGKELTADARELKGELYCLPCHDKMGVPICGACRRPIEGRVVNAMGKQWHVEHFVCAKCEKPFLGHRHYERKGLAYCETHYNQLFGDVCYHCNRVIEGDVVSALNKAWCVNCFACSTCNTKLTLKDKFVEVDLKPVCKHCYERLPDDMKRRLAKRERDSKEKKKKLIPMCL is encoded by the exons CAACATGGCCAATGCACTGGCCAATGCCATGTGTGAGCGCTGCAAGAGTGGCTTTGACCCAGTAGAGAAGATAGTGAACAGCAATGGGGAACTTTACCATGAACAGTGCTTCGTGTGTGCCCAGTGTTTCCAGCAGTTCCCAGAGGGGCTCTTCTATGAG TTTGAAGGCAGGAAGTACTGTGAGCATGACTTCCAGATGCTGTTTGCACCTTGCTGCCACCAGTGTG gtGAGTTCATTATTGGCCGTGTGATCAAGGCAATGAACAACAGTTGGCATCCAGACTGTTTCTGCTGTGATATCTGCCAGGCTGTGCTCGCAGATGTTGGATTTGTTAAGAATGCTGGAAG GCATCTGTGCCGCCCATGTCACAACAGAGAGAAAGCTCGGGGCCTCGGCAAGTACATCTGCCAGAAGTGCCACGCCATTATTGAGGAGCAGCCTCTGCTTTTCAAGAACGACCCCTACCACCCTGATCACTTCAACTGCAACAACTGCGG TAAGGAGCTGACAGCTGATGCAAGGGAGCTGAAGGGGGAGCTCTACTGTCTACCCTGCCACGACAAGATGGGTGTCCCGATCTGTGGAGCCTGTAGGAGACCCATTGAAGGCCGTGTGGTTAATGCAATGGGCAAGCAGTGGCATGTGGAG CATTTTGTGTGTGCTAAGTGTGAGAAACCTTTCCTGGGACACCGTCACTACGAACGCAAGGGCCTGGCCTACTGCGAAACGCACTACAACCAG CTGTTTGGAGATGTTTGCTACCACTGCAATCGTGTCATTGAAGGCGATG TGGTGTCTGCTCTTAACAAGGCGTGGTGTGTCAACTGTTTTGCCTGCTCTACTTGCAACACCAAGCTCACCCTGAA GGATAAGTTTGTGGAGGTGGATCTGAAGCCGGTGTGCAAACACTGCTATGAGCGCCTCCCTGATGACATGAAACGTCGGCTGGCCAAGCGAGAACGTGActcaaaagagaagaagaagaaattgatACCCATGTGTCTGTGA
- the LOC101469398 gene encoding LIM and senescent cell antigen-like-containing domain protein 1 isoform X7, with amino-acid sequence MANALANAMCERCKSGFDPVEKIVNSNGELYHEQCFVCAQCFQQFPEGLFYEFEGRKYCEHDFQMLFAPCCHQCGEFIIGRVIKAMNNSWHPDCFCCDICQAVLADVGFVKNAGRHLCRPCHNREKARGLGKYICQKCHAIIEEQPLLFKNDPYHPDHFNCNNCGKELTADARELKGELYCLPCHDKMGVPICGACRRPIEGRVVNAMGKQWHVEHFVCAKCEKPFLGHRHYERKGLAYCETHYNQLFGDVCYHCNRVIEGDVVSALNKAWCVNCFACSTCNTKLTLKDKFVEVDLKPVCKHCYERLPDDMKRRLAKRERDSKEKKKKLIPMCL; translated from the exons ATGGCCAATGCACTGGCCAATGCCATGTGTGAGCGCTGCAAGAGTGGCTTTGACCCAGTAGAGAAGATAGTGAACAGCAATGGGGAACTTTACCATGAACAGTGCTTCGTGTGTGCCCAGTGTTTCCAGCAGTTCCCAGAGGGGCTCTTCTATGAG TTTGAAGGCAGGAAGTACTGTGAGCATGACTTCCAGATGCTGTTTGCACCTTGCTGCCACCAGTGTG gtGAGTTCATTATTGGCCGTGTGATCAAGGCAATGAACAACAGTTGGCATCCAGACTGTTTCTGCTGTGATATCTGCCAGGCTGTGCTCGCAGATGTTGGATTTGTTAAGAATGCTGGAAG GCATCTGTGCCGCCCATGTCACAACAGAGAGAAAGCTCGGGGCCTCGGCAAGTACATCTGCCAGAAGTGCCACGCCATTATTGAGGAGCAGCCTCTGCTTTTCAAGAACGACCCCTACCACCCTGATCACTTCAACTGCAACAACTGCGG TAAGGAGCTGACAGCTGATGCAAGGGAGCTGAAGGGGGAGCTCTACTGTCTACCCTGCCACGACAAGATGGGTGTCCCGATCTGTGGAGCCTGTAGGAGACCCATTGAAGGCCGTGTGGTTAATGCAATGGGCAAGCAGTGGCATGTGGAG CATTTTGTGTGTGCTAAGTGTGAGAAACCTTTCCTGGGACACCGTCACTACGAACGCAAGGGCCTGGCCTACTGCGAAACGCACTACAACCAG CTGTTTGGAGATGTTTGCTACCACTGCAATCGTGTCATTGAAGGCGATG TGGTGTCTGCTCTTAACAAGGCGTGGTGTGTCAACTGTTTTGCCTGCTCTACTTGCAACACCAAGCTCACCCTGAA GGATAAGTTTGTGGAGGTGGATCTGAAGCCGGTGTGCAAACACTGCTATGAGCGCCTCCCTGATGACATGAAACGTCGGCTGGCCAAGCGAGAACGTGActcaaaagagaagaagaagaaattgatACCCATGTGTCTGTGA
- the LOC101469398 gene encoding LIM and senescent cell antigen-like-containing domain protein 1 isoform X6 encodes MFEFRNMANALANAMCERCKSGFDPVEKIVNSNGELYHEQCFVCAQCFQQFPEGLFYEFEGRKYCEHDFQMLFAPCCHQCGEFIIGRVIKAMNNSWHPDCFCCDICQAVLADVGFVKNAGRHLCRPCHNREKARGLGKYICQKCHAIIEEQPLLFKNDPYHPDHFNCNNCGKELTADARELKGELYCLPCHDKMGVPICGACRRPIEGRVVNAMGKQWHVEHFVCAKCEKPFLGHRHYERKGLAYCETHYNQLFGDVCYHCNRVIEGDVVSALNKAWCVNCFACSTCNTKLTLKDKFVEVDLKPVCKHCYERLPDDMKRRLAKRERDSKEKKKKLIPMCL; translated from the exons ATGTTTGAGTTCCG CAACATGGCCAATGCACTGGCCAATGCCATGTGTGAGCGCTGCAAGAGTGGCTTTGACCCAGTAGAGAAGATAGTGAACAGCAATGGGGAACTTTACCATGAACAGTGCTTCGTGTGTGCCCAGTGTTTCCAGCAGTTCCCAGAGGGGCTCTTCTATGAG TTTGAAGGCAGGAAGTACTGTGAGCATGACTTCCAGATGCTGTTTGCACCTTGCTGCCACCAGTGTG gtGAGTTCATTATTGGCCGTGTGATCAAGGCAATGAACAACAGTTGGCATCCAGACTGTTTCTGCTGTGATATCTGCCAGGCTGTGCTCGCAGATGTTGGATTTGTTAAGAATGCTGGAAG GCATCTGTGCCGCCCATGTCACAACAGAGAGAAAGCTCGGGGCCTCGGCAAGTACATCTGCCAGAAGTGCCACGCCATTATTGAGGAGCAGCCTCTGCTTTTCAAGAACGACCCCTACCACCCTGATCACTTCAACTGCAACAACTGCGG TAAGGAGCTGACAGCTGATGCAAGGGAGCTGAAGGGGGAGCTCTACTGTCTACCCTGCCACGACAAGATGGGTGTCCCGATCTGTGGAGCCTGTAGGAGACCCATTGAAGGCCGTGTGGTTAATGCAATGGGCAAGCAGTGGCATGTGGAG CATTTTGTGTGTGCTAAGTGTGAGAAACCTTTCCTGGGACACCGTCACTACGAACGCAAGGGCCTGGCCTACTGCGAAACGCACTACAACCAG CTGTTTGGAGATGTTTGCTACCACTGCAATCGTGTCATTGAAGGCGATG TGGTGTCTGCTCTTAACAAGGCGTGGTGTGTCAACTGTTTTGCCTGCTCTACTTGCAACACCAAGCTCACCCTGAA GGATAAGTTTGTGGAGGTGGATCTGAAGCCGGTGTGCAAACACTGCTATGAGCGCCTCCCTGATGACATGAAACGTCGGCTGGCCAAGCGAGAACGTGActcaaaagagaagaagaagaaattgatACCCATGTGTCTGTGA